CCCTTCCATTTTTTTATCATTAAAGTAAAAATTTTCAAAGGTCCTGGAGGTGATCAAGGAGCCATTTTGAAGGTTAAATTTGAGGGTCATTATAATTTTACCTGATAAAACATTTTCTTTATTGGTTACACATTTGTCTCCAAAATCGATGATTAGAGTAGTAACATTCGAAGCAGTTTCAACAGAAACATCGGCGCAATCAGGAATTCGGCGATTTTTAAAATCTTTGGTCAAATCCCTGGCCAAATCCTTTTCATTGGTTGATTTCATTAGAATTGATAATCCCTCTGTCATTTCTTCTATGGATTCTTCAGCATTTTCAATCTCGGTAAAGTCGGAAACTTCAACCGAGCTAATATCTGCCAATTCAGTGTCGATATCCCGACTTTCAGTGTCACAGCTCGAAGACAGAAATAGAAGGAGGAAAGGTAGTATTGCGATCCCAGGAATACTTTTACTGTAATATTTAATTTTCATAATAATTATAGGTTTAAATAAAACATTCTAATTTACGAGAATGTTTCTGTTTATACATATGATGTGACAAGAAATCGAAGGAAAGGTTTAATCAGACCAATAAAAACTTATTCCCCTGTCTTATTGCCAATCAATTAAATAATAGTATCTTTGCCGCCTAATTAGAATATTAGTACATAAAAATTATTAATTTTAAACTTAATGTTAGCATGTATTTAACAAAAGAGAAAAAAGAAGAAATTTTTGCCAAACATGGCAAATCTTCAACAGACACAGGTTCTTCAGAAGGACAAATTGCATTATTTACTTACCGCATCAATCATTTAACGAATCATTTAAAGAATAATCGAAAGGATTTTAATACACAGAGATCTTTGGTGAAGTTAGTAGGTAAAAGAAGAGACCTTTTAAACTATTTGATCAAAACGGATATAACAAGATACCGTGCGATCGT
This DNA window, taken from Lutimonas zeaxanthinifaciens, encodes the following:
- the rpsO gene encoding 30S ribosomal protein S15, which produces MYLTKEKKEEIFAKHGKSSTDTGSSEGQIALFTYRINHLTNHLKNNRKDFNTQRSLVKLVGKRRDLLNYLIKTDITRYRAIVKELGLRK